One window from the genome of Pandoraea fibrosis encodes:
- the lpdA gene encoding dihydrolipoyl dehydrogenase — protein sequence MSLIEVKVPDIGAEGVDVIEVMIKPGDKIAKEASLITLESDKASMEVPSEVSGTVKEVKIKVGDKASQGTLIALIEADDAGAGKSATPAAAPAPAAPSAPAAAPAAQPSAPAPAVAKHSGGADTECDVLVLGAGPGGYSAAFRSADMGRKTVLVERYATLGGVCLNVGCIPSKALLHTAAVLEEAQSLGHHGISFGKPEVDLDKLRAYKESVVGKLTGGLAGMAKMRKVEVVRGVGTFLDPNHIEVVAEDGSKRTVKFAQAIIAAGSQAVKLPFLPEDPRIVDSTGALELRQLPKKMLVIGGGIIGLEMATVYSALGTEIDVVEMLDGLMQGADRDLVKVWEKMNAKRFGRVMLKTKTVGAEAKPDGIYVKFEGEAAPAEPQRYDLVLVAVGRSPNGKKIGAERAGVSVGDRGFISVDKQMRTNVPNIFAIGDIVGQPMLAHKAVHEAHVAAEAAAGEKAYFDAIQIPSVAYTDPEVAWAGKTEDQLKAEGVKYGKAVFPWAASGRAIANGRDEGFTKLLFDEETHRIVGGAIVGTHAGDLIGELCLAVEMGADAVDIGKTIHPHPTLAESIGMAAEIYEGVCTDVPPARKK from the coding sequence ATGAGTCTCATCGAAGTCAAAGTGCCGGACATCGGCGCAGAGGGCGTGGATGTCATCGAAGTGATGATCAAGCCCGGCGACAAGATCGCCAAGGAAGCGTCGCTCATCACGCTGGAGTCCGACAAGGCTTCCATGGAAGTGCCGTCCGAAGTGTCGGGCACGGTCAAGGAAGTGAAAATCAAGGTGGGCGACAAGGCCAGCCAAGGCACACTGATCGCGCTTATCGAAGCCGATGACGCGGGTGCCGGCAAGTCGGCAACCCCCGCGGCTGCGCCCGCGCCGGCCGCCCCTTCAGCACCTGCGGCCGCTCCCGCAGCGCAACCGAGCGCCCCGGCGCCGGCCGTTGCCAAGCACAGTGGTGGCGCAGACACCGAGTGCGATGTGCTCGTGCTGGGTGCCGGTCCGGGCGGATACTCCGCGGCTTTCCGCAGTGCCGACATGGGTCGCAAGACGGTCCTCGTCGAGCGCTACGCAACGCTTGGCGGCGTTTGCCTGAACGTGGGTTGCATCCCCTCGAAGGCATTGCTCCACACGGCGGCAGTCCTCGAAGAGGCGCAATCGCTGGGCCATCACGGTATCTCGTTCGGCAAGCCGGAAGTCGATCTCGACAAGCTGCGTGCCTACAAGGAAAGCGTCGTTGGCAAGCTCACGGGCGGTCTGGCCGGCATGGCCAAGATGCGCAAAGTGGAAGTCGTGCGCGGCGTGGGCACGTTCCTCGATCCGAATCACATCGAAGTCGTGGCCGAAGACGGCAGCAAGCGCACGGTGAAGTTTGCACAAGCGATCATCGCTGCGGGTTCACAAGCAGTGAAGCTGCCGTTCCTGCCGGAAGATCCGCGCATCGTCGACTCGACCGGCGCACTCGAACTGCGTCAACTGCCGAAGAAGATGCTGGTCATCGGTGGCGGCATCATCGGCCTCGAAATGGCGACGGTCTATAGTGCCCTGGGGACCGAGATCGACGTCGTGGAAATGCTCGATGGCCTGATGCAAGGTGCGGATCGCGATCTGGTCAAGGTCTGGGAAAAGATGAACGCGAAGCGTTTTGGCCGCGTCATGCTCAAGACCAAGACGGTGGGTGCCGAGGCCAAGCCAGATGGCATCTATGTGAAGTTCGAGGGCGAGGCCGCGCCGGCCGAGCCGCAACGCTACGATCTGGTGCTCGTCGCTGTGGGCCGTAGCCCGAACGGGAAGAAGATCGGTGCCGAGCGCGCCGGCGTGTCGGTGGGCGATCGCGGGTTCATCTCCGTCGACAAGCAAATGCGCACCAACGTGCCGAACATCTTCGCGATCGGCGATATCGTGGGACAGCCGATGCTTGCCCACAAGGCCGTGCACGAAGCGCACGTTGCCGCCGAAGCGGCCGCAGGCGAGAAGGCGTACTTCGATGCGATCCAGATTCCGTCGGTGGCCTACACCGATCCGGAAGTGGCCTGGGCTGGCAAGACGGAAGACCAACTGAAGGCGGAAGGCGTGAAGTACGGCAAGGCAGTGTTCCCGTGGGCCGCCTCGGGCCGTGCGATTGCCAATGGCCGTGACGAAGGCTTCACCAAGCTGCTGTTCGACGAGGAGACGCATCGCATCGTTGGCGGCGCGATCGTCGGTACCCATGCCGGGGATCTGATCGGTGAATTGTGTCTGGCCGTCGAAATGGGCGCAGACGCTGTCGACATCGGCAAGACGATTCATCCGCACCCGACGCTGGCCGAATCGATCGGCATGGCCGCGGAGATTTACGAAGGGGTTTGCACCGACGTACCGCCGGCTCGCAAGAAGTAG
- a CDS encoding Ntn hydrolase family protein, which produces MTTVVVVKKAGEIAIAADSLVTFGDTRLSQSYEENRKVFLVGDSYVGLAGTTAHFPVMRAILSGMADECRLHSRDEVFRTFCRVHQKLKEEYFLNTKEEEDDPYESSQITSVIANPTGIYGVYSYREVFVFDRFWGIGSGRNFALGAMYALYDQDLSASAIAEAGVKAGAEFDKSSAGPFQVHAFPIDPTIKS; this is translated from the coding sequence ATGACCACCGTGGTAGTCGTCAAGAAGGCAGGAGAGATCGCCATTGCCGCCGATTCGCTAGTGACGTTCGGCGACACAAGACTCTCGCAATCGTACGAGGAAAATCGCAAGGTTTTTCTCGTGGGCGATTCCTATGTCGGCCTTGCAGGCACGACTGCGCACTTTCCGGTCATGCGCGCCATTCTTTCCGGCATGGCAGATGAATGCCGTCTGCACTCGCGTGACGAAGTGTTTCGCACGTTCTGCCGCGTCCATCAGAAGCTAAAAGAAGAGTATTTCCTCAACACGAAGGAAGAGGAGGACGATCCGTACGAGTCGTCGCAGATCACCAGCGTGATCGCGAATCCGACGGGTATTTACGGGGTCTATTCCTACCGGGAAGTGTTTGTTTTCGATCGGTTCTGGGGGATCGGCTCGGGGCGCAACTTCGCGCTCGGTGCCATGTATGCCCTCTACGACCAGGATCTGAGCGCTAGCGCCATCGCCGAAGCGGGCGTGAAGGCGGGGGCAGAGTTCGACAAGAGTTCTGCCGGCCCGTTTCAGGTGCATGCGTTTCCGATCGATCCCACCATCAAGTCATAA
- the aceF gene encoding dihydrolipoyllysine-residue acetyltransferase, with protein MSQVIEVKVPDIGDFKDLPVIDVLVKAGDKIDAEQALITLESDKATMDVPSPAAGTIKALSLKVGDEVSEGSLILTLETANGSGSGAQANGAAAPAPAPAAAPQAAAPAPAAAPATPAASGGTSKIDVKVPDIGGYDDVPVIDVLVKVGDTVTAEQSLVTLESDKASMDVPSPAAGVVKELKVKVGDKVSEGTLIVVLEGAAAPAKAAAPAAAPAPAAQSASPAAPAPVAAPAPVAAPAAAPAAASNAGVQPISHASPSVRKFARELGVDVTQVKGTGPKGRVVVDDVRNFIKSALAGNRPAAGGAAPAGGGELNLLPWPKVDFSKFGPVEPKALSRIKKISGANLHRNWVMIPHVTNNDEADIGELEAFRVQLNKENEKAGVKVTMLAFVIKACVLALKKFPTFNASLDGDNLVFKQYFHIGFAADTPNGLVVPVVRDADKKGVFEIARETSELAKLAREGKLKPDQMQGGCFSISSLGGIGGTTFTPIINAPEVAILGLSRSYQKPVWDERKQQFLPQLTLPLSLSYDHRVIDGAEAARFNAYLGQLLQDFRRAML; from the coding sequence ATGAGTCAAGTGATCGAAGTGAAAGTCCCGGATATCGGTGACTTCAAGGACTTGCCCGTCATCGACGTGCTGGTCAAGGCGGGCGACAAGATCGATGCCGAGCAGGCCCTGATCACGCTGGAGTCGGACAAGGCCACCATGGATGTGCCGAGCCCGGCCGCCGGTACCATCAAGGCGCTGAGCCTGAAGGTCGGCGATGAAGTGTCCGAGGGATCTCTCATTCTGACGCTCGAGACCGCGAATGGCTCGGGCTCGGGTGCGCAGGCCAACGGTGCCGCAGCCCCTGCACCGGCACCTGCGGCTGCCCCGCAAGCCGCTGCACCTGCTCCCGCAGCAGCGCCGGCCACACCGGCCGCCAGCGGCGGTACGAGCAAGATCGACGTGAAGGTACCGGATATCGGCGGTTACGACGATGTGCCCGTGATCGACGTGCTGGTCAAGGTGGGCGACACCGTGACTGCCGAGCAATCGCTCGTCACGCTGGAATCGGACAAGGCGTCGATGGACGTGCCGAGTCCGGCAGCAGGGGTGGTCAAGGAACTGAAGGTCAAGGTGGGCGACAAGGTGTCGGAAGGCACGTTGATCGTCGTGCTCGAAGGCGCGGCCGCTCCGGCAAAGGCCGCAGCACCGGCAGCCGCACCGGCGCCGGCTGCGCAAAGCGCTTCTCCGGCAGCACCGGCACCCGTCGCGGCTCCTGCGCCCGTTGCGGCTCCGGCGGCGGCACCTGCCGCAGCCAGCAATGCTGGCGTTCAGCCGATCAGCCACGCCAGCCCGTCGGTGCGTAAGTTCGCCCGCGAACTGGGCGTCGACGTTACGCAAGTGAAGGGCACGGGGCCGAAGGGACGCGTGGTGGTCGACGACGTGCGCAACTTCATCAAGAGTGCGCTCGCCGGCAACCGTCCGGCGGCTGGCGGTGCAGCTCCGGCAGGTGGCGGCGAGCTGAATCTGCTGCCGTGGCCGAAGGTCGACTTCTCGAAGTTCGGCCCGGTCGAGCCGAAGGCACTGTCGCGCATCAAGAAGATTTCGGGCGCGAACCTGCATCGCAATTGGGTCATGATCCCGCACGTCACGAACAACGACGAAGCGGATATCGGTGAGCTCGAAGCCTTCCGCGTGCAATTGAACAAGGAAAACGAAAAAGCCGGCGTCAAGGTAACGATGCTCGCTTTCGTTATCAAGGCCTGTGTTCTGGCGCTGAAGAAATTCCCGACGTTCAACGCCAGCCTCGACGGCGACAACCTCGTCTTCAAGCAGTACTTCCATATCGGCTTTGCGGCGGATACACCCAATGGCCTCGTCGTGCCGGTCGTTCGCGATGCGGACAAGAAGGGCGTGTTCGAGATTGCACGTGAGACGTCCGAACTGGCCAAGCTCGCTCGCGAGGGCAAGCTCAAGCCGGATCAGATGCAAGGCGGTTGCTTCTCGATTTCGTCACTCGGCGGCATCGGCGGCACGACCTTCACGCCGATCATCAACGCACCGGAAGTGGCCATTCTGGGTCTGTCGCGTTCGTATCAGAAGCCGGTGTGGGACGAGCGCAAGCAACAGTTCCTGCCGCAACTGACGCTGCCGCTGTCGTTGTCCTACGATCACCGCGTGATCGACGGCGCCGAAGCCGCACGCTTCAACGCCTACCTGGGCCAACTGTTGCAGGACTTCCGTCGCGCAATGCTGTAA
- the aceE gene encoding pyruvate dehydrogenase (acetyl-transferring), homodimeric type codes for MSAVPEEALKIVSPADADPQETQEWLASLEGVLAAEGPERAHYLLEKLIEFARINGEHHPFSANTPYINTIPVDQQARIPGDQDVEHKIRSYTRWNAIAMVLRAGKDTNVGGHIASFASAATLYDVGFNHFWHAPSDKHGGDLVFVQGHSSPGVYSRAFLLGRLEMSQLDNFRQEVDGGGLSSYPHPWLMPDFWQFPTVSMGLGPIMAIYQARFMKYLESRAIVKTEGRKVWAFLGDGETDEPESLGAIGMAGREQLDNLVFVINCNLQRLDGPVRGNGKIIQELESEFRGAGWNVIKVIWGSRWDSLLARDKKGLLMKRMMECVDGEYQTYKSKDGAYVRENFFNTPELKAMVADWSDEDIWALNRGGHDPHKIYAAYQSATQHKGQPTVILAKTIKGYGMGEAGQAMNITHQQKKMPVESLKKFRDQFKLPISDDQIADVPYLKFEEGSKELEYMRARRMELGGYLPQRRTKAASLPVPALNAFDALLKATAEGREISTTMAFVRILNVLLKDKALGQRIVPIVPDESRTFGMEGLFRQIGIWSQVGQRYIPQDQDQLMFYRESESGQILQEGINEAGGMCDWIAAATSYSTHGETMIPFYIFYSMFGFQRIGDLAWAAGDMRARGFLVGGTAGRTTLNGEGLQHEDGHSLLWASSIPNCLPYDPTFAYELAVIVQDGLRRMVQDQEDVYYYLTVMNENYAHPAMPEGVEQDILKGMYAFRRGADNSKAPRVQLLGSGTIFNEVIAAAEMLKNDWGVESDLWSCPSFTELAREGNDVARYNLLHPTETARLTHVEKCLNDTRGPVIASTDYIRTYADQIRPFVRGRYVVLGTDGYGRSDTREKLRHFFEVDRNWVTVAALKALADEGTLPASKVAEAIAKYNLDPNKPNPMTV; via the coding sequence ATGTCCGCCGTACCTGAAGAAGCCCTGAAGATCGTATCCCCTGCGGACGCCGATCCCCAAGAAACGCAAGAATGGCTGGCCTCGCTCGAAGGCGTGCTGGCAGCCGAGGGCCCGGAACGTGCCCACTACCTGCTCGAGAAGCTGATCGAGTTCGCGCGTATCAATGGCGAACATCACCCGTTCTCGGCTAACACCCCCTATATCAACACCATCCCCGTCGACCAGCAGGCCCGTATTCCGGGCGATCAGGATGTCGAGCACAAGATTCGCTCGTACACGCGCTGGAATGCGATCGCGATGGTGCTGCGTGCCGGCAAGGACACGAACGTTGGCGGTCACATCGCGTCGTTCGCCTCGGCAGCAACGCTTTACGACGTCGGTTTCAATCACTTCTGGCATGCACCGTCCGACAAGCACGGTGGCGATCTGGTCTTCGTGCAGGGGCACTCGTCGCCGGGCGTCTATAGCCGCGCGTTCCTGCTGGGTCGTCTGGAGATGAGCCAGCTCGATAACTTCCGTCAGGAAGTGGATGGCGGCGGCCTGTCGTCGTATCCGCACCCGTGGCTGATGCCGGACTTCTGGCAATTCCCGACGGTGTCGATGGGGCTGGGCCCGATCATGGCGATCTACCAGGCTCGCTTCATGAAGTATCTCGAGTCGCGCGCCATCGTGAAAACCGAAGGCCGCAAGGTCTGGGCATTCCTCGGCGACGGCGAGACCGACGAGCCGGAATCGCTGGGCGCCATCGGCATGGCCGGCCGTGAGCAACTCGACAACCTCGTGTTCGTGATCAACTGTAACCTGCAGCGCCTGGATGGACCGGTGCGCGGTAACGGCAAGATCATCCAGGAGCTCGAATCGGAATTCCGCGGTGCCGGCTGGAACGTCATCAAGGTCATCTGGGGCAGCCGCTGGGATTCGCTGCTGGCGCGCGACAAGAAGGGCCTGCTGATGAAGCGCATGATGGAGTGCGTGGACGGCGAATACCAGACGTACAAGTCGAAGGACGGCGCCTACGTGCGCGAGAACTTCTTCAACACGCCGGAACTGAAGGCGATGGTTGCCGATTGGTCCGATGAGGACATCTGGGCGCTGAACCGTGGCGGCCACGATCCCCATAAGATCTACGCAGCTTATCAGTCGGCCACGCAACATAAGGGTCAGCCGACCGTCATCCTGGCCAAGACCATCAAGGGCTACGGCATGGGCGAAGCTGGTCAGGCGATGAACATCACCCACCAGCAGAAGAAGATGCCGGTGGAATCGCTCAAGAAATTCCGCGACCAGTTCAAGCTGCCGATTTCGGACGATCAGATTGCCGACGTGCCGTACCTGAAGTTTGAGGAAGGCTCGAAGGAACTTGAGTACATGCGTGCTCGCCGTATGGAGCTGGGTGGTTACCTGCCGCAGCGCCGTACCAAGGCGGCTTCGCTGCCGGTGCCTGCACTGAACGCATTCGACGCCTTGCTCAAGGCGACGGCAGAAGGCCGCGAGATTTCGACGACGATGGCGTTCGTGCGCATTCTCAACGTGCTGCTCAAGGACAAGGCGCTGGGTCAGCGCATCGTGCCGATCGTGCCGGATGAGTCGCGCACGTTCGGTATGGAAGGTCTGTTCCGCCAGATCGGTATCTGGAGCCAGGTCGGTCAGCGCTACATTCCGCAGGATCAGGACCAACTGATGTTCTACCGCGAATCCGAGAGCGGTCAGATTCTGCAGGAAGGCATCAACGAAGCCGGTGGCATGTGTGACTGGATCGCCGCCGCGACGTCGTACTCGACGCACGGCGAGACGATGATCCCGTTCTACATCTTCTATTCGATGTTCGGCTTCCAGCGCATTGGCGATCTGGCCTGGGCGGCGGGCGACATGCGCGCTCGTGGTTTCCTCGTGGGTGGCACCGCCGGTCGCACGACGCTCAACGGTGAAGGTCTCCAACACGAAGACGGCCACTCGCTGCTGTGGGCATCGTCGATTCCGAACTGCCTGCCGTACGATCCGACGTTCGCATACGAACTCGCCGTGATCGTCCAGGACGGTCTGCGTCGCATGGTGCAAGATCAGGAAGACGTGTACTACTACCTGACGGTGATGAACGAAAACTACGCGCATCCGGCGATGCCGGAAGGCGTGGAGCAGGACATTCTGAAGGGGATGTACGCGTTCCGTCGCGGTGCGGACAACAGCAAGGCACCCCGCGTGCAACTGCTGGGTTCGGGCACGATCTTCAACGAAGTGATCGCCGCCGCCGAAATGCTCAAGAACGATTGGGGCGTCGAATCGGATCTGTGGAGCTGCCCGAGCTTCACCGAACTGGCTCGCGAAGGCAACGATGTCGCGCGCTACAATCTGCTGCACCCGACCGAGACGGCGCGTCTGACGCATGTCGAGAAGTGCCTCAACGACACCCGTGGTCCGGTCATCGCATCGACCGACTACATCCGTACCTACGCCGACCAGATTCGTCCGTTCGTGCGGGGTCGTTACGTGGTGCTCGGTACCGACGGCTATGGCCGTTCGGATACGCGTGAGAAGCTGCGTCACTTCTTCGAGGTGGATCGTAACTGGGTCACGGTCGCTGCCCTCAAGGCACTGGCCGACGAAGGCACGCTGCCGGCAAGCAAGGTTGCCGAAGCGATTGCCAAGTACAACCTGGATCCGAACAAACCCAACCCGATGACCGTCTAA
- a CDS encoding PAS domain-containing sensor histidine kinase encodes MLSPRLANSAPPSRSAATPARSNRWLQGFAESHYYLLVPLVSIVIFLVVMSLILWSLNRRETEQQQDTLYRNVAWAQQQIRLNMLAIQDQISSLARDTAAKPQDIAHFQNTASELMQNHADIVFMNWLDASQRPKWAVPADSPFASRLQGSAQHPMEDELLVAFRAARDSRRSAYSTLIYDASGASYIVVQVPVLREREFLGTISAVYSVEGLLIHELPQELGDKFKVSFIDTHNNELATTSTRPPLPRDVSYELLLDPPGHSLAVRIYSYPAVGNFVNNTLVWLIAGLSCFVLWSLWSLWRHTRQRFEAQQALFNETSFRRAMENSIVIGMRVLDLQGHITYVNPAFCRMTGWDEPDLMNRAPPYPYWPKDDIHEMQRRIDMTLRGKAPSHGFEIRVQRKDGTIFYARMFVSPLVDAHGRQTGWMSSLTDISEPKRAREELAAAHERFTTVLESLDASVSVLAVDKAELLFANRYYRQLFGTRPEGHLELSGGGELSPASLDHIDMVDAFAGLPAASLTDTAAETQEIYLPTHQKWFEVRRQYIQWVDGHLAQLQVATDITARRHAEELARQEEERLQFTGRLTTMGEMASSLAHELNQPLAAINNYCMGTAALVRAGRTSPETLLPALEKTSQQAVRAGMIIKRIRAFVKRSEPKRQPSSIYEIVADAVGLAEIEARKRRIRIVTELPAGLPQINVDPVLIEQVIVNLLKNAAEAMHGYTPPPGQRRDSTVRLHVERRDKSIEFQVSDHGPGVDEATIERLFEPFFSTKSDGMGMGLNICRSIIESHHGRLWVENNEIDGVRNGCTFCILLPLEGDTTSGSGGGL; translated from the coding sequence ATGCTTTCGCCACGCCTTGCCAACTCCGCTCCGCCGTCCCGGTCCGCCGCCACGCCTGCCCGCTCCAACCGCTGGTTGCAGGGGTTCGCGGAGTCGCATTACTACTTGCTGGTCCCACTCGTCTCCATTGTGATCTTCCTCGTGGTGATGAGTTTGATCCTGTGGAGTCTGAATCGGCGGGAGACAGAGCAGCAGCAGGACACGCTGTATCGGAACGTGGCGTGGGCGCAGCAGCAGATTCGCCTCAATATGCTGGCCATTCAGGACCAGATCAGTTCCCTCGCCCGCGATACCGCGGCAAAGCCCCAGGACATCGCGCATTTCCAGAATACGGCGAGCGAACTGATGCAGAATCATGCGGACATCGTCTTCATGAACTGGCTCGACGCATCGCAACGTCCGAAGTGGGCGGTGCCGGCCGACTCACCGTTCGCTTCGCGCTTGCAGGGATCGGCGCAGCATCCGATGGAGGACGAACTCCTCGTCGCGTTTCGCGCAGCCCGCGATTCTCGCCGCTCGGCCTATTCCACACTGATCTACGACGCCTCCGGGGCGAGCTACATCGTCGTTCAAGTCCCCGTGCTGCGTGAGCGAGAATTCCTCGGCACGATCAGCGCCGTGTATTCCGTGGAAGGTCTGCTGATTCACGAGCTGCCGCAGGAGCTTGGCGACAAATTCAAGGTGTCGTTCATCGACACGCATAACAACGAGTTGGCCACAACCTCGACCCGGCCGCCGCTACCTCGCGACGTCTCGTACGAGCTGTTGCTCGACCCGCCAGGCCATAGTCTCGCCGTGCGGATCTACTCGTATCCGGCGGTCGGCAATTTCGTCAACAACACACTGGTCTGGCTAATCGCTGGACTGTCCTGCTTCGTCCTCTGGAGTCTGTGGAGTCTTTGGCGGCATACGCGACAGCGATTCGAGGCGCAGCAGGCGCTATTCAACGAGACATCGTTCCGGCGGGCGATGGAAAACTCCATCGTGATCGGTATGCGCGTGCTCGATCTTCAGGGCCACATCACTTATGTGAACCCGGCGTTCTGTCGGATGACGGGCTGGGATGAGCCGGACCTCATGAACCGCGCCCCGCCCTATCCGTACTGGCCCAAGGACGATATCCACGAGATGCAGCGTCGCATCGACATGACGCTACGTGGCAAGGCGCCGTCTCATGGCTTCGAAATCCGTGTGCAACGCAAGGACGGGACGATCTTCTACGCACGCATGTTCGTCTCGCCACTGGTGGATGCGCATGGTCGTCAGACCGGCTGGATGTCGTCGCTGACCGACATCAGCGAACCGAAACGGGCGCGAGAGGAACTTGCCGCAGCCCACGAACGGTTTACGACCGTGCTTGAAAGCCTTGACGCCTCGGTGTCCGTGCTCGCCGTCGACAAGGCAGAGTTGCTGTTTGCCAACCGCTACTACCGCCAACTGTTCGGCACACGCCCCGAAGGCCATCTGGAACTGTCGGGCGGCGGCGAACTCTCGCCGGCTTCGCTCGACCATATCGACATGGTCGATGCCTTTGCCGGGCTGCCCGCCGCCTCATTGACCGATACGGCGGCCGAGACGCAAGAAATCTATTTGCCAACGCACCAGAAATGGTTCGAAGTCCGACGCCAGTATATTCAGTGGGTCGATGGCCATCTGGCGCAGTTGCAGGTGGCGACGGACATCACCGCACGGCGTCACGCCGAAGAGCTGGCTCGCCAGGAAGAAGAACGCCTGCAATTCACGGGACGTCTGACGACAATGGGAGAGATGGCATCGTCGCTCGCCCACGAACTGAATCAGCCGCTCGCCGCGATCAATAACTACTGTATGGGCACTGCGGCGCTCGTCCGCGCGGGACGCACCTCGCCCGAGACCTTGCTGCCTGCGCTGGAGAAAACATCTCAGCAGGCGGTTCGTGCAGGCATGATCATCAAGCGGATTCGCGCATTCGTGAAACGCAGCGAACCGAAACGCCAGCCGTCATCGATTTATGAGATCGTGGCAGACGCCGTGGGGCTTGCCGAGATCGAGGCGCGCAAACGCCGCATTCGCATCGTGACCGAGTTGCCGGCAGGCCTGCCGCAGATCAACGTCGACCCGGTGCTTATCGAACAGGTGATCGTGAACCTGCTCAAGAACGCCGCCGAGGCGATGCACGGCTACACGCCGCCGCCGGGCCAGAGGCGTGATTCCACGGTGCGTCTGCACGTGGAACGTCGCGACAAATCGATCGAATTCCAGGTCTCGGATCACGGGCCCGGTGTCGACGAAGCGACCATCGAACGATTGTTTGAACCGTTTTTCAGCACGAAATCGGACGGCATGGGCATGGGCCTGAATATCTGCCGTTCGATCATTGAATCGCACCACGGCCGTCTTTGGGTAGAAAACAATGAAATCGACGGCGTGCGGAATGGTTGTACATTTTGTATTCTGTTACCGTTAGAAGGCGATACGACATCCGGATCCGGGGGAGGACTATGA
- a CDS encoding response regulator transcription factor — MTTPNTTIDQETVFVVDDDEAVRDSLRWLLEANGYHVRGFASAEEFLSHYNGHQVGCLILDVRMPGMSGLELQEKLVENRFNIPIIFVTGHGDVPMAVDTMKKGAMDFIEKPFDEAELRAQVERMLSKARQDASSQREQQAAEDLLSKLTSREHQVLERIIAGRLNKQIADDLGISIKTVEAHRANIMEKLNVNTVADLLRLALSKRSSGSPRP; from the coding sequence ATGACGACACCCAACACCACTATTGACCAAGAAACCGTCTTCGTTGTCGATGACGACGAGGCGGTCCGTGACTCGCTTCGCTGGCTTCTCGAGGCCAATGGCTACCATGTGCGAGGCTTTGCTAGCGCAGAGGAATTTCTTTCGCACTACAACGGACATCAGGTTGGCTGCCTGATACTTGACGTTCGCATGCCCGGTATGAGCGGGCTGGAATTGCAGGAAAAACTGGTCGAAAACCGGTTCAACATTCCCATCATCTTCGTGACGGGTCACGGCGACGTGCCGATGGCAGTGGATACGATGAAAAAAGGCGCGATGGACTTCATCGAAAAGCCTTTTGATGAAGCGGAACTGCGTGCGCAAGTCGAACGAATGCTGTCGAAGGCCCGGCAGGACGCGAGCAGCCAACGCGAGCAGCAAGCCGCCGAAGATTTGCTCTCGAAGCTCACGAGTCGCGAACATCAGGTACTGGAGCGCATCATTGCCGGTCGTCTGAACAAGCAGATCGCCGACGATCTCGGCATCAGCATCAAAACGGTCGAGGCACACCGTGCCAACATCATGGAGAAGCTCAACGTCAATACCGTCGCCGACCTGCTCCGCCTGGCACTTTCGAAACGTTCGAGCGGGTCGCCTCGCCCTTAA
- the folD gene encoding bifunctional methylenetetrahydrofolate dehydrogenase/methenyltetrahydrofolate cyclohydrolase FolD, with amino-acid sequence MTATLIDGNALAKRIRAEVATRAAALTARGHQPGLAVVLVGEDPASQVYVRNKVKACEDNGLYSSLDRYPADLTETALLARIDELNRDPKINGILVQLPLPKHIDSHKVLEAIAPEKDVDGFHVSNAGALMTGAPLFRPCTPYGCMKMLESVDFPLRGAVAVVIGASNIVGKPMAMMLLQAGATVTICNSKTRDLAAHTRNADVIVAAVGKRNIVTADMVKPGAAVIDVGMNRDDAGKLCGDVDFNGVKDVAGFITPVPGGVGPMTITMLLVNTIEAAERALGA; translated from the coding sequence ATGACCGCCACCCTCATCGACGGCAACGCCCTCGCCAAACGCATTCGCGCTGAAGTTGCCACTCGCGCTGCTGCCCTCACCGCCCGTGGCCATCAGCCCGGTCTTGCCGTGGTTCTGGTCGGCGAGGACCCTGCCAGCCAAGTCTACGTGCGCAATAAGGTCAAGGCGTGCGAAGACAACGGCCTGTATTCGTCGCTCGATCGCTACCCGGCCGATCTGACGGAAACCGCCCTGCTCGCCCGCATCGATGAGCTCAATCGCGATCCCAAGATCAACGGGATTCTTGTGCAACTGCCGCTGCCGAAGCACATCGACAGCCACAAAGTGCTCGAAGCCATCGCTCCGGAGAAGGATGTCGATGGCTTCCATGTTTCGAATGCCGGCGCCCTGATGACCGGAGCCCCCCTTTTCCGTCCCTGCACGCCCTACGGCTGCATGAAAATGCTGGAGTCGGTGGATTTCCCGCTTCGTGGCGCGGTGGCCGTGGTGATTGGTGCTTCGAACATCGTTGGCAAGCCGATGGCCATGATGCTGCTTCAGGCAGGCGCGACCGTCACGATCTGTAACAGCAAAACGCGTGACCTGGCTGCCCATACCCGCAACGCCGATGTGATCGTGGCCGCGGTGGGGAAGCGCAACATCGTCACTGCCGATATGGTCAAGCCGGGCGCGGCAGTGATTGACGTTGGCATGAACCGTGACGATGCCGGCAAGCTTTGTGGCGACGTCGATTTCAACGGCGTCAAAGATGTGGCAGGCTTCATTACGCCGGTGCCGGGGGGCGTCGGTCCAATGACGATCACGATGCTTCTCGTGAACACCATCGAAGCCGCCGAGCGCGCACTCGGGGCTTGA